The following coding sequences lie in one Changpingibacter yushuensis genomic window:
- the ppdK gene encoding pyruvate, phosphate dikinase, whose amino-acid sequence MTKYVYSFLEGNRDMKDLLGGKGANLAEMVHLGLPVPPGFTITTEACRAYLEAGETPETLDVEVTAHLRKVEADMGKQLGDPTDPLLVSVRSGAKFSMPGMMETVLNIGLNDQSVEGLAQQSGNDRFAWDSYRRLIQMFGKTVLDIDGDLFADALHGLQQKNNYSGDLDMTTEDLKALVVEYKQIVKDATGEDFPQDPRKQMDLAVEAVFRSWNTDRARIYRRRERIPHDLGTAVNICTMVFGNMGDTSGTGVCFTRDPSTGHSGVYGDYLVNAQGEDVVAGIRNTLSLADLQRLDSTSYDELRAIMTKLETHYRDLCDIEFTIQQGKLWMLQTRVGKRTPAAAFRVAAQLVDERLITTDEAVTRVTGEQLTSLLFPQFDRDAHKTVLTRGMPASPGAAVGEIVLNNQQALERTQAGASVILVRRETNPDDLAGMVAAAGVLTARGGKTSHAAVVARGMGRCCVVGAEDLIVDEAAGTVHVKSINRTFTAGTVIAIDGTSGQVFEGDVPVVDSPVMTYISHGLEAGLAASIDEDTQELVKAVDRILTHADSKRRLDVRANADNPEDAERARDFGAQGIGLCRTEHMFLGDRRKLIEAVILADTDDERQEAFDALVPLQTSDFVGIFSAMDGLPVTVRLIDPPLHEFLPDLTELTAQLAVKEATGEEVTAHDRKILAAVRANHEQNPMLGLRGVRLGLKIPGLFQLQIRAIAEACLECKRQGLDPRPEIMVPLIGSVRELQIVRDEAEQIIAEVSQASGVELSLPIGNMIELPRAAMTAEDIAEESDFFSFGTNDLTQTTWGFSRDDVEASFFNEYFDNAIFGVSPFETIDMHGVGQLVELGVQKGRSTKPDLHCGVCGEHGGDPLSIHFFDSVGIDYVSCSPFRVPVARLEAGRAAISNDVTNA is encoded by the coding sequence ATGACTAAGTATGTCTATTCATTCCTCGAGGGTAACCGTGACATGAAGGACCTTCTCGGTGGCAAAGGTGCCAACTTGGCCGAGATGGTCCATCTAGGACTCCCTGTCCCTCCGGGGTTCACCATTACTACGGAAGCTTGCCGTGCATATCTCGAAGCAGGCGAAACCCCTGAGACTCTCGATGTAGAAGTGACAGCGCACCTTCGGAAAGTCGAAGCAGATATGGGTAAGCAGTTGGGCGATCCGACTGACCCACTTCTTGTTTCCGTACGTTCCGGTGCTAAGTTCTCGATGCCCGGAATGATGGAAACGGTGCTGAACATCGGTTTGAATGACCAGTCTGTTGAGGGCTTAGCCCAGCAATCTGGCAATGACCGGTTCGCGTGGGATTCCTACCGCCGGTTGATCCAGATGTTCGGCAAGACCGTGTTGGATATCGACGGCGATCTCTTTGCCGATGCGCTACATGGACTTCAGCAGAAGAACAACTACTCCGGTGACCTTGACATGACCACTGAGGATCTCAAGGCATTGGTGGTGGAGTACAAGCAGATTGTCAAGGATGCTACTGGCGAGGATTTCCCACAGGACCCTCGCAAGCAGATGGACCTTGCCGTTGAGGCTGTCTTCCGTTCATGGAACACAGATAGAGCGCGCATCTACCGCCGCCGCGAGCGCATTCCTCACGATTTGGGTACGGCCGTCAACATCTGCACCATGGTGTTCGGAAACATGGGGGACACGTCCGGCACAGGCGTGTGCTTCACACGTGATCCTTCCACGGGCCATTCGGGCGTGTACGGCGATTACTTGGTAAACGCGCAAGGCGAAGACGTGGTAGCCGGAATCCGTAACACGCTTTCGCTCGCTGATCTGCAGCGGCTTGACTCAACCTCCTACGACGAGCTTCGGGCAATCATGACCAAGTTGGAGACCCACTACCGCGATCTGTGCGATATCGAGTTCACGATCCAGCAAGGCAAGCTGTGGATGTTGCAGACGCGAGTGGGTAAGCGTACTCCGGCTGCGGCTTTCCGCGTGGCAGCACAGCTTGTAGACGAACGGCTCATCACCACGGATGAAGCGGTAACTCGCGTGACTGGCGAACAGCTCACGTCGCTGTTGTTCCCGCAGTTCGACCGCGATGCGCACAAGACGGTACTCACGCGCGGAATGCCAGCGTCTCCTGGCGCCGCCGTCGGCGAAATCGTGCTCAACAACCAACAAGCCCTAGAGCGTACACAGGCCGGTGCGAGCGTTATTCTGGTTCGCCGCGAAACCAACCCTGACGATCTGGCGGGCATGGTTGCCGCTGCGGGCGTCCTGACGGCGCGGGGCGGCAAGACCTCCCATGCAGCCGTTGTTGCACGTGGTATGGGTAGGTGCTGTGTGGTGGGTGCTGAAGACCTCATTGTGGATGAGGCTGCTGGCACTGTCCACGTGAAGTCGATCAACCGCACATTCACCGCAGGAACTGTCATCGCAATTGATGGCACCTCTGGTCAGGTCTTTGAAGGCGACGTCCCTGTGGTGGATTCGCCCGTCATGACCTACATTTCTCATGGACTCGAAGCGGGCCTTGCTGCCTCGATTGATGAGGACACCCAGGAACTGGTGAAGGCCGTGGACCGGATTCTCACCCATGCCGATTCCAAGCGCCGTTTGGATGTTCGTGCGAACGCGGACAACCCGGAGGACGCGGAACGCGCTCGCGACTTCGGCGCGCAGGGCATTGGGCTGTGCCGCACAGAACACATGTTCCTTGGTGACCGCCGCAAGCTCATTGAGGCAGTGATTTTGGCCGATACCGACGACGAGCGCCAGGAAGCGTTCGACGCATTGGTACCACTTCAGACGTCCGACTTCGTGGGAATTTTCAGCGCCATGGACGGCCTGCCTGTCACGGTGCGCCTCATTGATCCGCCCCTTCACGAGTTCCTGCCAGACCTGACCGAACTCACGGCGCAACTGGCAGTTAAGGAAGCTACAGGCGAAGAGGTCACGGCACATGACCGCAAGATCCTGGCGGCCGTCCGTGCCAATCATGAACAGAATCCGATGCTCGGGCTGCGTGGAGTGCGCCTTGGGTTGAAGATTCCGGGACTGTTCCAGCTTCAGATCCGGGCAATCGCTGAAGCATGCTTGGAATGCAAGCGGCAGGGACTAGACCCTAGGCCGGAAATCATGGTTCCACTCATCGGCTCAGTGCGTGAGTTGCAGATTGTTCGTGACGAAGCCGAACAGATCATCGCGGAGGTTTCGCAGGCCAGCGGCGTGGAACTCTCGCTTCCGATCGGCAACATGATCGAGCTGCCGCGTGCTGCGATGACGGCAGAGGATATCGCCGAAGAATCCGACTTCTTCTCATTTGGTACCAACGATCTGACCCAGACCACATGGGGATTCTCGCGAGACGACGTCGAGGCGTCCTTCTTCAACGAGTACTTCGACAACGCAATCTTCGGTGTTTCTCCATTTGAGACTATCGATATGCACGGAGTGGGGCAGCTCGTGGAGCTCGGGGTACAGAAGGGGCGTTCTACAAAACCCGATCTGCACTGCGGTGTGTGTGGTGAGCACGGCGGCGATCCGCTCTCCATCCACTTCTTCGACTCGGTGGGCATCGATTACGTCTCCTGCTCTCCGTTCCGA
- a CDS encoding formate--tetrahydrofolate ligase produces MSGVLNASRNSAPSGLPISQIAEGLGIPHSAVLRYGHDKAKIDLQYLEGLERNPQAKLVLVTAISPTPAGEGKTTTSIGLADGLRHIGTRSVLALREPSMGPVFGIKGGATGGGKASLIPDAEINLHFTGDFAAIAEANNLLAAMVDNALHFATVDIDPRTVTIRRAMDVNDRALRDVVVGLGGRTGGVPRESGFDITAASQIMATFCMATSLEDLGERLNRIVVGRSSQNTPVTVADLEAGGALTVVLRDALAPNLVQTLEGTPAFVHGGPFANIAHGANSVIATDAALKLGDVVVTEAGFGADLGAEKFVDIVSRQTGLEPDLTVIVATVRALKYHGGMALEDLGTPNVARLEAGLTNLDRHVSNLQKVFGQHVLVAINQFAQDSPAEIEAIEAAMFKRGVDVVLSNHFGRGGEGAQDLARAVVSALEVPSHTTYCYDDDASLAGKAQAVVQRVYGGSTVSFTAAAARELARLEAEGWGKAPVCIAKTQYSFSTDARALGAPEDFEVNIREVRLSAGAGFVVLISGSIMTMPGLPKRPSACDISVSANGVISGMH; encoded by the coding sequence ATGAGTGGTGTGTTGAATGCTTCGAGGAACAGTGCTCCGTCCGGTCTCCCTATCTCGCAGATTGCCGAAGGCCTCGGCATACCCCACTCAGCAGTGCTCCGCTACGGGCACGACAAGGCCAAGATCGATCTTCAGTACCTTGAGGGGCTTGAAAGAAACCCGCAGGCCAAGCTGGTTTTGGTGACCGCCATTTCGCCAACACCCGCAGGTGAAGGTAAGACCACCACCTCCATCGGTCTGGCAGATGGCCTCCGCCACATCGGGACCCGTTCAGTCCTCGCCCTCCGCGAGCCGTCCATGGGTCCCGTCTTTGGCATAAAAGGCGGCGCAACCGGCGGAGGCAAGGCTTCACTTATTCCTGACGCAGAGATAAACCTGCACTTCACCGGCGATTTCGCTGCGATTGCGGAGGCCAACAATCTTCTGGCCGCAATGGTGGACAACGCACTTCACTTCGCAACAGTTGACATCGATCCACGTACAGTCACGATTCGCCGCGCAATGGACGTCAATGACCGTGCGCTGCGCGACGTCGTCGTCGGATTGGGCGGACGCACCGGCGGAGTTCCTCGCGAATCAGGCTTCGATATCACCGCGGCTAGCCAAATCATGGCCACCTTCTGTATGGCGACGTCACTTGAGGATCTAGGGGAGCGCCTCAACCGCATCGTGGTGGGGCGTTCCAGCCAGAACACCCCTGTTACCGTGGCAGACCTAGAAGCGGGCGGCGCGTTGACGGTGGTGCTGCGTGATGCGCTCGCGCCCAACCTTGTGCAGACCCTGGAGGGCACCCCAGCCTTTGTCCATGGCGGTCCCTTTGCAAATATCGCCCACGGTGCCAACTCAGTGATCGCGACTGATGCGGCGCTCAAACTGGGCGATGTTGTGGTCACTGAAGCCGGTTTCGGAGCCGATCTGGGAGCCGAGAAGTTCGTGGATATCGTTTCACGCCAAACGGGCCTCGAGCCGGATCTGACCGTTATCGTTGCCACCGTCAGGGCGCTCAAGTACCACGGTGGAATGGCGCTGGAAGATCTTGGGACCCCAAACGTGGCTCGGCTCGAGGCCGGTTTAACCAACCTCGACCGCCACGTATCAAACCTTCAGAAGGTGTTTGGACAACACGTTCTGGTTGCGATCAACCAGTTCGCACAGGATTCGCCGGCGGAGATCGAAGCCATTGAGGCCGCGATGTTCAAACGCGGGGTCGATGTGGTTCTCTCCAACCATTTCGGACGTGGTGGTGAGGGGGCACAGGATTTGGCCCGCGCTGTTGTTTCAGCCCTAGAAGTCCCCAGCCACACCACGTATTGCTACGACGACGATGCGTCGCTAGCAGGCAAAGCGCAAGCTGTGGTGCAGCGGGTGTATGGGGGTTCCACGGTTTCCTTCACGGCAGCAGCCGCGCGCGAGTTGGCGCGGCTCGAGGCAGAAGGTTGGGGAAAGGCGCCCGTATGTATCGCGAAGACCCAGTACTCCTTCTCAACCGATGCCCGGGCACTTGGAGCTCCTGAGGACTTCGAGGTGAACATCCGCGAGGTGAGGCTCTCGGCTGGTGCGGGATTCGTTGTGCTTATTTCGGGTTCGATCATGACAATGCCTGGTTTGCCCAAGCGGCCATCGGCGTGCGACATCTCGGTCAGCGCCAATGGAGTGATATCAGGAATGCACTGA
- the ptsP gene encoding phosphoenolpyruvate--protein phosphotransferase, producing MTNEDSTVHPNTEASIIFGTPVVSGMAYAPVMWAVRPSAPALTAPAIPEDSREAEFAAYEAAAATVAERLLSRSNNTIGAVSDVLKMSAALATDKGVRRAVRSAILKEGTPAVQALVQTTETFVELFKKAGGLMAERVTDLLDVRDRVVAQIQGLPEPGVPTPEEPSVLFATDLAPADTSGLDPTLVIGIATELGGPTSHTAIICRQLGIPCIVAVRDLEQIPAGERVLLDGAEGSIQPNPDPERARIDVERDAAWRASILQWQGPAKTTDGHHVELLSNVQDGTTAKKAADGQSEGIGLFRTELSFLEAQVEPTIEEQVAIYKPVFDAFPQNKVVVRTLDAGSDKPIAYANMEHEDNPALGVRGLRITGQNPQILSHQLDAVAQASAGRVGKTWVMAPMVATLPEAEWFAKEVHDRGLTAGIMVEVPAVAILAEHFLTYVDFVSIGTNDLTQYTMAADRLSSHLAEYTDPWQPAVLKLIDITAQAGKKLNKPVGVCGEAAADPVLACVLVGMGVTSLSMASSAVSMVGAQISAVSLEQCEAAAVAVRAAKEAKEARALARHALGIL from the coding sequence CGTGAGGCGGAGTTCGCAGCTTACGAAGCGGCTGCTGCAACGGTGGCCGAACGCCTTCTGTCCCGTTCGAACAACACAATCGGTGCAGTATCTGACGTGCTCAAGATGTCGGCTGCGCTGGCAACTGACAAAGGCGTTCGCCGGGCAGTTCGCAGCGCCATTCTCAAAGAAGGCACTCCCGCGGTTCAGGCGTTGGTCCAAACAACCGAGACTTTCGTGGAGTTGTTCAAGAAGGCCGGCGGCCTCATGGCAGAACGCGTCACCGACCTGTTGGACGTGCGTGATCGAGTAGTCGCCCAGATCCAAGGACTACCAGAGCCCGGAGTTCCCACCCCGGAAGAACCCTCGGTGCTCTTTGCAACAGATCTCGCTCCAGCCGATACATCAGGGCTAGACCCCACACTTGTTATCGGTATAGCCACGGAACTCGGCGGCCCAACCAGCCACACAGCCATTATCTGCCGCCAGCTTGGTATTCCGTGCATCGTTGCGGTACGCGACCTCGAACAAATCCCTGCTGGCGAGCGGGTTCTCCTCGATGGTGCTGAAGGATCCATCCAGCCCAACCCAGACCCAGAACGCGCACGGATCGACGTCGAACGTGACGCGGCGTGGCGCGCATCTATCCTTCAATGGCAAGGGCCCGCCAAGACAACCGACGGTCACCATGTTGAACTCCTGTCCAATGTCCAGGACGGCACTACAGCCAAGAAGGCGGCAGACGGCCAATCCGAAGGTATCGGGCTTTTCCGCACGGAACTCAGCTTCCTCGAGGCGCAAGTTGAACCGACCATCGAAGAACAGGTGGCCATCTACAAGCCGGTTTTTGATGCATTCCCGCAGAACAAAGTAGTGGTGCGCACTCTGGATGCAGGTTCTGACAAGCCCATTGCCTACGCAAATATGGAGCACGAGGATAACCCCGCGCTCGGCGTACGCGGATTGAGAATCACTGGTCAGAATCCGCAGATTCTTTCCCACCAGCTCGACGCCGTCGCGCAAGCTAGCGCGGGACGCGTAGGCAAGACGTGGGTCATGGCACCGATGGTGGCAACGCTTCCCGAAGCCGAATGGTTCGCTAAGGAGGTCCACGATCGCGGCCTAACTGCAGGCATCATGGTTGAGGTTCCCGCTGTTGCAATTCTTGCGGAGCACTTCCTCACGTACGTGGACTTCGTCTCCATTGGCACAAACGATCTGACCCAATACACGATGGCAGCAGATCGCTTGTCCTCACATCTTGCGGAGTACACAGATCCGTGGCAGCCGGCTGTTCTCAAGTTGATTGACATCACGGCTCAGGCAGGAAAGAAGCTCAACAAACCAGTTGGTGTGTGCGGCGAAGCTGCGGCTGACCCCGTTCTGGCATGTGTCCTAGTGGGCATGGGCGTCACATCGCTATCGATGGCATCATCTGCCGTCTCTATGGTTGGTGCTCAAATCTCAGCTGTTTCGCTCGAACAATGTGAAGCGGCGGCCGTTGCGGTACGGGCAGCAAAGGAAGCCAAGGAGGCTCGTGCGCTGGCACGCCACGCGCTGGGCATACTCTGA